Proteins from a single region of Chryseobacterium scophthalmum:
- the traN gene encoding conjugative transposon protein TraN, producing MKKYIKTFWAIALILGLAVHSYAQDSIRTPLELGKIEPYKMEVTYDKTSHLIFPSAIRYVDLGSEYLIAGKAEDAENVLRVKASVRAFEPETNFSVITNDGRFYSFNVYYSSYPEVLSYDLLTMQKAVDKANGNDVLFEELGNNSPSLAGLLLETIYNMDKRIVKHIGAKSFGIQFILKGIYIHNGKYYFHTELRNRTNVPFQIDFVNFKVVDKKIAKRTVVQERPMIPLRTYKPLDEIGGKAIEQNVFLLDQFTIDDDKILLIEIFEKNGGRHQTLQIENSDLIKARLINDMHLKF from the coding sequence ATGAAAAAATACATAAAAACCTTTTGGGCTATTGCCCTGATATTGGGCTTGGCCGTGCATTCTTATGCGCAAGACAGCATCAGAACACCGCTTGAACTCGGCAAGATAGAACCTTACAAAATGGAAGTTACTTACGATAAAACTTCGCATCTGATTTTCCCAAGCGCTATTCGTTATGTGGATTTGGGTAGCGAATACTTAATCGCAGGAAAAGCAGAAGATGCAGAAAACGTACTGCGTGTAAAAGCATCGGTAAGAGCTTTCGAGCCTGAAACCAATTTTTCCGTAATCACAAATGATGGTCGTTTTTACAGTTTCAATGTGTATTACAGTTCTTATCCCGAAGTATTAAGCTATGACCTTTTAACAATGCAAAAAGCAGTGGATAAAGCGAATGGAAACGATGTACTTTTTGAAGAATTGGGTAATAATTCTCCGTCATTGGCAGGTTTGCTTTTGGAAACCATTTACAATATGGACAAACGCATTGTAAAACATATTGGTGCTAAAAGTTTCGGCATCCAGTTTATTTTGAAAGGAATTTACATTCACAACGGCAAATATTATTTCCATACAGAATTGAGAAACCGTACCAATGTTCCTTTCCAGATAGATTTTGTGAATTTCAAAGTCGTAGATAAAAAAATAGCAAAGCGTACCGTAGTGCAGGAAAGACCAATGATACCGCTTAGAACCTACAAACCTTTGGATGAAATTGGCGGGAAGGCAATCGAGCAAAACGTGTTTTTGCTAGACCAGTTTACCATTGATGATGACAAAATTTTACTGATTGAAATTTTCGAGAAAAACGGTGGCAGACATCAAACGCTTCAGATAGAAAATTCGGATTTGATAAAAGCCCGATTGATAAATGATATGCACCTGAAATTTTAA